A stretch of Physeter macrocephalus isolate SW-GA chromosome 8, ASM283717v5, whole genome shotgun sequence DNA encodes these proteins:
- the APC gene encoding adenomatous polyposis coli protein isoform X10, whose product MKLSFDEEHRHAMNELGRKATRGISSQELGQGLSGGLQAIAELLQVDCEMYGLTNDHYSITLRRYAGMALTNLTFGDVANKATLCSMKGCMRALVAQLKSESEDLQQVIASVLRNLSWRADVNSKKTLREVGSVKALMECALEVKKESTLKSVLSALWNLSAHCTENKADICAVDGALAFLVGTLTYRSQTNTLAIIESGGGILRNVSSLIATNEDHRQILRENNCLQTLLQHLKSHSLTIVSNACGTLWNLSARNPKDQEALWDMGAVSMLKNLIHSKHKMIAMGSAAALRNLMANRPAKYKDANIMSPGSSLPSLHVRKQKALEAELDAQHLSETFDNIDNLSPKASHRSKQRHKQNLYGDYVFDTNRHDDNRSDNFNTGNMTVLSPYLNTTVLPSSSSSRGSVDSSRSEKDRSLERERGISLVNYHPATENPGTSSKRGLQISTTAAQIAKVMEEVSAIHTSQEDRSSGSTPELHCGTDERNALRRSSTAHTHANSYNFTKSENSNRTCPVPYAKVEYKRSSNDSLNSVSSSDGYGKRGQMKPSVESYSEDEESKFCSYGQYPADLAHKIHSANHMDDNDGELDTPINYSLKYSDEQLNSGRQSPSQNERWARPKHIIEDEIKQNEQRQSRSQSTTYPVYPESTDDKHLKFQPHFGQQECVSPYRSRAANGSETNRVGSNHGINQNVNQSLCQEDDYEDDKPTNYSERYSEEEQHEEEERPTNYSIKYNEEKHHVDQPIDYSLKYTTDIPSSQKPAFSFSKNSSGQSTKTEHISSSSENTSTPSSNAKRQNQLHPSSAQSRSGQAQKATSSSCKVPSINQETIQTYCVEDTPICFSRCSSLSSLSSAEDEIGCDQTTQEADSANTLQIAEIKENSGTRSTEDSVSEVPTVSQHIRTKSSRLQASGLSSESARHKAVEFSSGAKSPSKSGAQTPKSPPEHYVQETPLMFSRCTSVSSLDSFESRSIASSVQSEPCSGMVSGIISPSDLPDSPGQTMPPSRSKTPPPPPPQTAQTKQEVPKNKAPSAEKRESGPKQAAVNAAVQRVQVLPDADALLHFATESTPDGFSCSSSLSALSLDEPFIQKDVELRIMPPVQENDNGNETENEQPEESNENQGKEAEKPTDSEKDLLDDSDDDDIEILEECIISAMPTKSSRKAKKPAQTSSKLPPPVARKPSQLPVYKLLPSQNRLQAQKHVSFTPGDDMPRVYCVEGTPINFSTATSLSDLTIESPPNELAAGEGVRAGTQSGEFEKRDTIPTEGRSTDEAQTGKASSVTIPELDDSKTEEGDILAECINSAMPKGKSHKPFRVKKIMDQVQQASMSSSGTNKNQLDGKKKKPTSPVKPIPQNTEYRTRVRKNTDSKNNLNAERNFSDNKDSKKQNLKNNSKDFNDKVPNNEDRVRGSFTFDSPHHYTPIEGTPYCFSRNDSLSSLDFDDDDVDLSREKAELRKGKENKESEAKVTNHTELTSNQQSANKTQAVPKHPINRGQPKPVLQKQSTFPQSSKDIPDRGAATDEKLQNFAIENTPVCFSRNSSLSSLSDIDQENNNNKENEPIKETEPPDSQGEPSKPQASGYAPKSFHVEDTPVCFSRNSSLSSLSIDSEDDLLQECISSAMPKKKKPSRLKADNEKHSPRNMGGILVEDLTLDLKDIQRPDSEHGLSPDSENFDWKAIQEGANSIVSSLHQAAAAACLSRQASSDSDSILSLKSGISLGSPFHLTPDQEEKPFASNKGPRILKPGEKSTLETKKLESENKGIKGGKKVYKSLITGKVRSNSEVSSQMKQPLQANMPSLSRGRTMIHIPGVRNSSSSTSPVSKKGPPLKTPASKSPSEGQAATTSPRGAKPSVKSELSPVTRQASQTPGSNKGPSRSGSRDSTPSRPAQQPLSRPMQSPGRNSISPGRNGISPPNKLSQLPRTSSPSTASTKSSGSGKMSYTSPGRQMSQQNLTKQTGFSKNVSSIPRSESASKGLNQMSTSNGSNKKVELSRMSSTKSSGSESDRSERPVLVRQSTFIKEAPSPTLRRKLEESASFESLSPSSRPDSPTRSQAQTPILSPSLPDMSLSTHSSVQAGGWRKLPPNLSPTIEYNDGRPVKRHDIARSHSESPSRLPINRSGTWKREHSKHSSSLPRVSTWRRTGSSSSILSASSESSEKAKSEDEKHVNSTSGSKQTKENQVSTKGTWRKMKESEISPTNSTSQTTSSGAANGAESKTLIYQMAPAVSKTEDVWVRIEDCPINNPRSGRSPTGNTPPVIDTVTEKGNPNTKDSKDNQGKQNVSNGSAPVRTMGLENRLNSFIQVDAPDQKGTEAKPGQSNPVPASEANESSIAERTPFSSSSSSKHSSPSGTVAARVSPFNYNPSPRKSSADSTSARPSQIPTPVNNNTKKRDSKTDNTESSGTQSPKRHSGSYLVTSV is encoded by the coding sequence ATTACAACACTTGAAATCTCACAGTTTGACAATAGTCAGTAATGCATGCGGAACCTTGTGGAATCTCTCAgcaagaaatcctaaagatcaggAAGCATTATGGGACATGGGAGCAGTCAGCATGCTCAAGAACCTCATTCATTCAAAGCACAAGATGATTGCTATGGGAAGTGCTGCAGCTTTAAGGAATCTCATGGCAAATAGACCTGCAAAGTATAAGGATGCCAATATCATGTCTCCTGGTTCAAGCTTGCCTTCTCTTCATGTCAGGAAACAAAAAGCCCTAGAAGCAGAATTAGATGCTCAGCATTTATCAGAAACTTTTGACAATATTGACAATTTAAGTCCCAAGGCATCTCATCGTAGTAAGCAGAGACACAAGCAAAATCTCTATGGTGACTATGTTTTTGACACCAATCGACATGATGATAATAGGTCAGACAATTTTAATACTGGAAACATGACTGTCCTGTCACCATATTTAAATACTACAGTGTTGCCCAGCTCCTCTTCATCAAGGGGAAGTGTAGATAGTTCTCGTTCTGAGAAAGATAGAAGTTTGGAGAGAGAACGAGGTATTAGCCTAGTCAACTACCACCCAGCAACAGAAAATCCAGGAACCTCTTCGAAGCGAGGTTTGCAGATTTCTACCACTGCAGCCCAGATTGCCAAAGTCATGGAAGAAGTATCAGCCATTCATACCTCCCAGGAAGACAGAAGTTCTGGGTCTACCCCGGAACTACATTGTGGGACAGATGAGAGGAATGCACTAAGAAGAAGCTCTACCGCCCACACACATGCAAACTCTTACAACTTCACCAAGTCAGAAAACTCAAACAGGACATGTCCAGTGCCATATGCCAAAGTAGAATACAAGAGATCTTCAAATGATAGTTTAAATAGTGTCAGCAGTAGTGATGGTTATGGTAAAAGAGGTCAAATGAAACCTTCAGTTGAATCCTATTCTGAAGATGAGGAAAGTAAATTTTGCAGCTATGGTCAGTATCCAGCTGACCTAGCCCATAAAATACATAGTGCAAATCATATGGATGATAATGATGGAGAACTAGATACACCAATAAATTATAGTCTTAAATATTCTGATGAACAGTTGAACTCCGGAAGGCAAAGTCCTTCACAGAATGAAAGATGGGCAAGACCCAAACATATAATAgaggatgaaataaaacaaaatgagcaaAGACAATCAAGGAGTCAAAGCACAACTTATCCTGTATATCCTGAGAGCACTGATGATAAACACCTCAAGTTCCAACCACATTTTGGACAGCAAGAATGTGTTTCCCCATATAGGTCAAGAGCAGCCAATGGTTCAGAAACAAATCGAGTAGGTTCTAATCATGGAATTAATCAAAATGTAAATCAGTCTTTGTGTCAGGAAGATGACTATGAAGATGATAAGCCAACAAACTATAGTGAACGTTACTCTGAGGAAGAGCAacatgaggaggaagagagaccaaCCAATTATAGcataaaatataatgaagaaaaacatcatGTGGATCAGCCTATtgattatagtttaaaatatacCACAGACATTCCTTCTTCACAGAAACCAGCGTTTTCATTCTCAAAGAATTCATCTGGACAAAGCACTAAAACTGAACACATCTCTTCAAGCAGTGAGAATACATCCACACCTTCATCTAATGCCAAGAGGCAGAATCAGCTCCATCCAAGTTCAGCACAGAGCAGGAGTGGTCAGGCCCAAAAAGCCACCTCTTCCTCTTGCAAAGTTCCCTCTATCAACCAAGAAACAATACAGACTTACTGTGTAGAAGATACCCCAATATGTTTTTCAAGATGTAGTTCATTATCATCTTTGTCATCAGCTGAAGATGAAATAGGGTGTGATCAGACAACACAAGAAGCAGATTCTGCTAATACCCTACaaatagcagaaataaaagaaaacagcgGAACTAGATCAACTGAAGATTCTGTGAGTGAAGTTCCAACAGTGTCACAGCACATTAGAACCAAATCCAGCAGACTCCAGGCTTCTGGTTTATCTTCAGAATCAGCCAGGCACAAAGCTGTTGAATTTTCTTCAGGGGCCAAATCTCCATCAAAGAGTGGTGCTCAGACACCTAAAAGTCCACCAGAGCACTACGTTCAGGAGACCCCACTCATGTTTAGCAGATGTACTTCTGTCAGCTCACTTGATAGTTTTGAGAGTCGTTCGATTGCCAGCTCCGTTCAGAGTGAACCCTGCAGTGGAATGGTGAGTGGCATTATAAGCCCCAGTGACCTTCCAGATAGCCCTGGACAAACCATGCCACCAAGCAGAAGTaaaacccctcctccccctcctcctcaaaCAGCTCAGACTAAGCAAGAAGTACCTAAAAATAAAGCACCTAGTGctgagaagagagaaagtggCCCTAAGCAAGCTGCTGTAAATGCTGCAGTACAGAGGGTCCAGGTTCTTCCAGATGCTGATGCTTTGTTACATTTTGCCACAGAAAGTACTCCTGATGGATTTTCTTGTTCATCTAGCCTGAGTGCTCTGAGCCTCGATGAGCCATTTATTCAGAAAGATGTGGAGCTAAGAATAATGCCTCCAGTTCAGGAAAATGACAATGggaatgaaacagaaaatgagCAGCCTgaagaatcaaatgaaaaccagggaaaagaggcagaaaaaccCACTGATTCTGAAAAAGATCTATTAGATGATTcagatgatgatgatattgaAATACTAGAAGAGTGTATTATTTCTGCCATGCCAACAAAATCTTCACGCAAAGCCAAAAAGCCAGCCCAGACTTCTTCCAAATTACCTCCACCTGTGGCAAGGAAACCAAGTCAACTGCCTGTGTACAAACTTCTGCCATCACAAAACAGATTACAAGCACAAAAGCATGTTAGTTTTACACCAGGAGATGATATGCCTCGAGTGTATTGTGTAGAAGGGACACCTATAAACTTTTCCACAGCTACATCTCTAAGTGATCTAACGATAGAATCCCCTCCAAATGAGTTAGCTGCTGGAGAAGGTGTTAGAGCAGGAACACAGTCAGGTGAATTTGAAAAACGAGACACCATTCCTACAGAAGGCAGAAGTACAGATGAGGCTCAAACAGGGAAAGCCTCATCTGTAACTATACCTGAACTGGATGACAGTAAAACAGAAGAAGGCGATATTCTTGCAGAATGCATTAATTCTGCTATGCCCAAAGGAAAAAGTCACAAGCCTTTCCGTGTGAAAAAGATAATGGACCAGGTCCAACAAGCATCTATGTCTTCATCTGGAACTAACAAAAATCAATTAGatggtaagaaaaagaaacctacTTCACCAGTAAAGCCTATACCACAAAACACTGAATACAGGACACGtgtaagaaaaaatacagactcaaaaaataatttaaatgctgaaagaaatttcTCAGACAACAAAGattcaaagaaacagaacttgAAAAATAACTCCAAGGACTTCAATGATAAGGTCCCAAATAATGAAGATCGAGTCAGAGGAAGTTTTACTTTTGATTCACCTCATCATTACACACCTATTGAAGgcactccatactgtttttcacgaAATGATTCTTTGAGTTCTCTagattttgatgatgatgatgtcgaCCTTTCCAGGGAAAAGGCTGAActaagaaaggggaaggaaaataaGGAATCAGAAGCTAAAGTTACCAACCACACAGAACTAACCTCAAACCAACAATCAGCTAATAAGACACAAGCTGTTCCAAAACATCCAATAAATCGAGGTCAGCCTAAACCCGTGCTGCAGAAGCAATCCACTTTTCCCCAGTCCTCCAAAGATATACCAGACAGAGGGGCAGCAACAGATGAGAAATTACAGAATTTTGCTATTGAAAATACTCCGGTTTGCTTTTCCCGAAATTCCTCTCTAAGTTCTCTTAGTGACATTGatcaagaaaacaacaacaacaaggaaAATGAACCTATCAAAGAGACAGAGCCCCCTGACTCACAGGGAGAACCAAGTAAACCTCAGGCATCAGGTTATGCTCCTAAATCATTTCACGTTGAAGATACCCCTGTTTGTTTCTCAAGAAACAGTTCTCTCAGTTCTCTCAGTATTGATTCTGAAGATGACCTGTTGCAGGAATGTATAAGTTCTGcaatgccaaaaaagaaaaagccttcaAGACTCAAGGCTGATAATGAAAAGCATAGTCCCAGAAATATGGGTGGCATATTAGTAGAAGATTTGACACTCGATTTGAAAGATATACAGAGACCAGATTCAGAACATGGTTTATCCCCTGATTCAGAAAATTTCGATTGGAAAGCTATCCAGGAAGGTGCAAATTCCATAGTAAGTAGTTTACATCAAGCTGCTGCCGCTGCATGTTTATCTAGACAAGCTTCGTCTGATTCAGATTCCATCCTTTCCCTGAAATCAGGAATCTCTCTGGGATCACCATTTCATCTTACACCTGATCAAGAGGAAAAACCCTTTGCAAGTAATAAAGGCCCACGAATTCTAAAACCTGGGGAGAAAAGCACATTGGAAACTAAGAAGTTAGAAtctgaaaataaaggaataaaaggagggaaaaaagtttATAAGAGTTTGATTACTGGAAAAGTTCGATCTAATTCGGAAGTTTCAAGCCAAATGAAACAACCCCTTCAAGCAAACATGCCTTCACTCTCTCGAGGTAGGACAATGATTCATATTCCAGGAGTTCGGAATAGCTCTTCAAGTACAAGTCCGGTATCTAAAAAAGGCCCACCCCTTAAGACTCCAGCCTCCAAAAGCCCTAGTGAAGGTCAGGCAGCCACCACTTCCCCCAGAGGAGCCAAGCCATCAGTGAAGTCAGAATTAAGCCCCGTTACGAGGCAGGCATCCCAGACACCTGGGTCAAATAAAGGGCCTTCTAGATCAGGATCTAGAGATTCCACTCCTTCAAGACCTGCCCAGCAGCCATTAAGTAGACCTATGCAGTCTCCAGGGCGAAACTCAATTTCTCCTGGTAGAAATGGAATAAGTCCTCCTAACAAATTATCTCAACTGCCAAGGACGTCATCCCCTAGTACTGCTTCAACTAAGTCCTCGGGTTCTGGGAAAATGTCTTACACATCTCCTGGCAGACAGATGAGCCAACAGAACCTCACCAAACAAACAGGTTTTTCCAAGAATGTCAGTAGTATCCCAAGAAGTGAATCTGCCTCCAAAGGACTAAATCAAATGAGTACTAGCAATGGATCCAATAAAAAGGTAGAACTTTCTAGAATGTCTTCAACTAAATCAAGTGGAAGTGAATCTGATAGGTCAGAGAGACCTGTATTAGTACGCCAGTCAACTTTCATCAAAGAAGCTCCAAGCCCAACCCTAAGGAGAAAATTGGAGGAATCTGCTTCATTTgaatctctttctccatcttctagACCAGATTCTCCCACTAGGTCCCAGGCACAGACTCCAATTTTAAGTCCTTCCCTTCCTGATATGTCTCTGTCTACACATTCGTCTGTTCAGGCTGGTGGATGGCGAAAACTCCCACCTAATCTCAGTCCCACCATAGAGTATAATGATGGAAGACCAGTAAAGCGCCATGATATAGCACGCTCTCATTCTGAAAGTCCTTCCAGACTTCCCATCAATAGGTCAGGAACCTGGAAACGTGAGCACAGCAAACACTCATCATCCCTTCCTCGAGTAAGCACTTGGAGGAGAACTGGAAGTTCATCCTCAATTCTTTCTGCTTCATCAGAATCTAGTGAAAAAGCAAAAAGTGAGGATGAAAAACATGTGAACTCTACTTCAGGATCCAaacaaactaaagaaaaccaAGTATCCACAAAAGGtacatggagaaaaatgaaagaaagtgaaatttctcCCACCAATAGTACTTCTCAGACCACTTCCTCAGGTGCTGCAAATGGTGCTGAATCAAAGACTCTGATTTATCAAATGGCACCTGCTGTTTCTAAAACAGAGGATGTTTGGGTGAGAATTGAGGACTGTCCCATTAACAACCCTAGATCTGGAAGATCTCCAACAGGAAATACTCCCCCAGTGATTGACACTGTTACAGAAAAGGGAAACCCAAACACTAAAGATTCAAAAGATAATCAGGGAAAACAAAATGTGAGCAATGGTAGTGCTCCTGTACGCACCATGGGTTTGGAAAACCGCCTGAACTCCTTTATTCAGGTAGATGCCCCAGACCAAAAAGGAACTGAGGCAAAACCGGGACAAAGTAATCCTGTCCCTGCATCAGAGGCTAATGAAAGTTCTATAGCTGAACGTACCCCATTTAGTTCTAGCAGCTCAAGCAAGCACAGTTCACCGAGTGGGACTGTTGCTGCCAGAGTGAGTCCTTTTAATTACAACCCAAGCCCAAGGAAAAGCAGCGCAGATAGCACTTCAGCCCGACCATCTCAGATCCCAACGCCAGTGAATAACAACACAAAGAAACGAGATTCAAAAACTGACAATACCGAATCCAGTGGAACTCAAAGTCCTAAACGCCATTCTGGGTCTTACCTTGTGACATCTGTTTAA